The sequence ATTTGGGCATCCTAGAGCCTAGCTAATAAAGAAATGATAATACCCACCTTccacttctctttgctttgggaaATACTCCCTAAAAAGTTGGCCCTTCTCTTTCTGCAACCATAGGAACAGAATAAACTCCCAGGAAATGCCCCCAAAATCCCTTTATACAGTGTGCACTATGAGGGTATCTGGAATCCTGTTGTTGGAAAACCAGAATCCTGGTCTCCTAAGGAGTTCTGACTGATAACAAAAATCTGctgcttccaaaaaaaaaaaaaaaaaggaagccagaATGGATGCcaacaagcaaaaaagaaatgtCCCTCCAGCATGGCACAATAGGCCACGGTGAGGCTTTGAGTCACACCTTGCATAGTGACATCATGCTGCCCTGGCTACTTTGTATAAGCCAGGCATCCTGAAAGGCTTATTACCTATTTCAGCCAGAAAAGCAAATGACTTCCTTCTTCCTTTGTGTTCACTGTGGctaaaataagaattattttattctgCAGCAGCCGTACCAAGGCATAAGCATGAAGTTAATTCCGGATATGATTCTCTCAAACTGTTTATTTCCCTCTAGTTATTAATCGTGATTGCTACAGATAGAGACCAACAATGGACAAACACCTATTAAGAGCCTGCCCAGCAAAAGCAAGGCACTGAGCTAGGGACAGAGGGCAACCCAGAGAGCAATCAATCACAGTTTCTCAGCCAGCTGCAGACTACCATGATCACATATAAAGAACACAAAACACAGCATAGGAAATAAGGCAGCATGTGAGTCGTCCGGACAATAGGGTTACATAGAGGGAGAGATAGGTCCTGCTGAGCTGATCAGGGAAGGCTTTAATAAGGAGGAAGGATTAGAGCCCATTTCCAAGGGAAGGCTAGAATCTGCACAGGGAGAGGAAGAAACCTGAGGATGCTGTCAGGAAAGGAGGCAAATCAACCAACATTTCAGTGGAAAAGTACAAAATATGAATGCAAAGGACAGACAATGAGCACACTGATCTAACCAGAGTAAAAGGTTTGCTTTCTATCAGGGGAAATAAGATTGTTTAGGAAGAATGATACTGTTTGAATCTTTTTCAATGATGATGTATTCAAGTACTACTTGTATAATTCAAAAAACCAAACTTTTTTAAGAGAAAGGTATGCTAAGACTGAGAAGAGCATCCAGATTCATATATTGagtctcttttttaaattcagttttatagagatatattcacataccatacaatcatccacagtgtacagtcattcacagtaccatcatatagttgtgcattcatcaccacaatccagatATTGAGTCTTGACTGGTGTGTCCGACAAAGTTTATTGGCTCCCAACAGCCATCATTAACTCCCTTTTCTCTCCCCCACCTCCAAAAATAGTGAAAAATCAAGGTAAATTCCTGGCACCCCTTGTAGCAAAAGTTAGCCATGTTGCCCAGTTTGGGCTAATAAGATATAAGGGGAGGGAAGTGGTGACAAGCAGCACCGAGGAGGGGTGGACAACTGGGGCAGGCCACACAGGCTGCGGCCCAGGCAGAGCCAAGGACTAAGAGCCACCATCAGGCTAGGCAGGGCCGCCAGCCCCATTGGGCCTGCGGGGATATCGGACTACACGCGCTGCTAGGGCGTCAGCCCGCTTTCCCCAACGCGAAGCTCCTCAATCCGGACGATGATTAACTTGAAGACCTTCAAGAGGCATATACACTCTCCTTTAAGGAGTTTCTGAAAACCAAGAATCTCAACCTGTCAAAAGAGAACCCGACCAACAGTAGGATTTATTCAAAGGAAGCCATTAGGcactcactggggctcaaacacAACTCCTCAACTGCCCAGACGGTGGGGGATGCCCTGGAGTAACAGCAACCAGTTTTCGAAGATCCAACAGGGGCAGGCGACCTCCTGGACCAGGATGAGGATGACGGGTGGAACGGGGCCTACCTGCCCACGGCCATGGAGCAGACACACTCACCAAGGGTCGCTGCCAGTACCTCACCCTGCAGCACTTATGTGTCCGTTTTCTCCAACGCAGCGGAGCTGGCCAGGCCCAAGTCTCTCCCGGCGTGGACCCTGAATGACACTGACTCACCGCGTGCTTCCCTGGGGTCTCCAGCAAGCAGTCCCAATGCAGAGTTCACAGCCCACAGGAGAGTCTGTGGTAGACCGGCACCCCCTGACACTGCAGCTAAGTTAGGAAGCACTAAAAGATGAAAATTGTAAGCTAAGAAGAAAGCTGAAGGAGGTTCAGAGCTTCTCTGAAACTCAAACAGAAATGATGAGGATGCTTGagtgaaaattagaaataaagatGCTGAAGGAGGAGAGCAACTACCATGACCTGGAGTCAGTGGTCCAGCAGATGGAGCAGAACCTCCAACTGATGACCAAAAGGGCTATGAAGGCAGAAAATCACGTCATGAAACTGAAACAGGAAATAAGTTGGCTCCAGGCCCAGGTCTCTAACATCCAACGAGGAAACCAGGCCCTGCTATCCGGCTATGGGGCCAACTTGACCATGGTGA is a genomic window of Choloepus didactylus isolate mChoDid1 chromosome X, mChoDid1.pri, whole genome shotgun sequence containing:
- the LOC119523538 gene encoding endosome-associated-trafficking regulator 1-like is translated as MLKEESNYHDLESVVQQMEQNLQLMTKRAMKAENHVMKLKQEISWLQAQVSNIQRGNQALLSGYGANLTMVKQNTDLDLQNLCVVMSNAQSTIKQLVSGAQH